The Lucilia cuprina isolate Lc7/37 chromosome 5, ASM2204524v1, whole genome shotgun sequence genome includes a window with the following:
- the LOC111679026 gene encoding MOXD1 homolog 2-like: MKMAPSKRHYSLSLSSLITRFCKSSLIICIGLFTILLTGAGLTNGAVLSLSSSSFSNMEYDTMNWNHIVDLNEDFRLLWAIINQDITFEIQVRTLGYVGFGFSKNGNQVGADMAVGWVDGGHTFFQDRYVDDSGSAEPQIDPSQDYILIKGYENGTHTVLRFRRKLDTCDNKHDIAINNNTMRIMFMYYDEDPPRGSVTPIALPNPEEAWRPYRSLLLLQKSPLDLSFSDGSARILELRNQEVELPYGDDSQFWCKMFKLDKLERKHHIIKYEPIFDSSWSYHYLQQMTLYECQGNSVDLEQLSRGAGQMCLGVKSLHVACNAIVASWTRGSEGFVFPPEAGFPLESKHNKYYMMETHYNNLNAEFEPYQARRMTDSSGLKIVFTPDLRPHDAGVLSIGMDPNWRHIIPPGQERVISQGHCMEDCTGSAFPPQGINIFAVMMRTHQIGKEVKLRQIRQNEELFPIAHDSNVDSSYQDFRRLSHPVRSLPGDRLVAECIYDSSSRKAITLGGLTMKEESCTVLTLYYPRQKSLTTCHSLPSLPTVLHSLGIEQLAMNSNPVVIESPPDLAGMTLETRLLSYDWENQFDKFQEATLLGTFKPICSGAHNQILPISEHLIGYNKNISKTYKEPRRCKPKRLFVTETIPQLELPVLRDFENNHISEASVRSSRSSFIETLALSGSESSSSRHVNWHSIHLACLFSLTILWFAR, translated from the exons ATGAAAATGGCACCGTCCAAACGTCATTACAGCTTATCACTGTCATCGTTAATCACACGTTTTTGCAAATCTAGCCTTATTATATGTATCGGACTTTTTACAATACTATTGACCGGAGCAGGTCTCACAAATGGTGCTGTACTTTcgttatcatcatcatcgttcAGTAACATGGAATATGACACAATGAATTGGAATCATATCGTCGATTTAAATGAAGATTTCCGTTTGCTCTGGGCTATCATTAATCAAGATATAACTTTTGAAATACAAGTGCGAACCTTAGGATATGTAGGTTTTGGGTTTTCCAAAAATGGCAATCAAGTTGGTGCCGACATGGCTGTGGGTTGGGTTGATGGAGGCCATACATTTTTTCAG gatCGTTATGTTGACGATTCTGGTTCAGCAGAACCTCAAATAGATCCATCTCAAGATTATATACTAATAAAAGGCTATGAAAACGGCACTCACACGGTATTGAGATTTCGTAGAAAACTTGATACTTGTGATAATAAACATGATATTGCAATAAAT AATAACACAATGCGCATAATGTTCATGTACTATGATGAAGATCCACCAAGAGGATCTGTTACGCCAATTGCATTGCCAAATCCAGAGGAAGCTTGGCGTCCTTATAGATCTTTATTGCTGCTACAAAAATCCCCTTTGGACTTATCATTTTCTGATGGATCTGCAAGAATTTTGGAGCTTCGAAATCAAGAAGTTGAATTGCCATACGGAGATGACTCTCAGTTTtggtgtaaaatgtttaaattagatAAATTGGAAAGAAAACATCATATTATTAAA TATGAACCGATTTTTGATTCCTCATGGAGTTATCACTATTTGCAACAAATGACGTTGTATGAATGTCAGGGGAATAGCGTAGATCTTGAACAACTATCACGTGGTGCCGGACAAATGTGTTTGGGTGTTAAAAGTTTGCACGTGGCATGCAATGCTATTGTTGCCTCATGGACAAGGGGTTCAGAg GGATTTGTATTTCCACCAGAGGCAGGATTTCCTTTGGAATCAAAACACAATAAATACTATATGATGGAAACCCATTACAACAATTTAAATGCTGAATTTGAGCCATATCAAGCGCGTCGTATGACCGATAGCTCaggtttaaaaattgtattcactCCGGATTTGAGACCGCATGATGCAGGTGTACTATCAATTG GTATGGATCCCAATTGGCGTCACATCATACCACCAGGTCAGGAACGTGTTATTTCGCAGGGTCACTGTATGGAAGATTGTACTGGATCGGCTTTCCCGCCCcagggtataaatatttttgcggTAATGATGCGCACCCATCAAATTGGCAAAGAAGTTAAATTACGCCAG ATCCGACAAAATGAAGAACTTTTTCCCATTGCCCACGACAGCAACGTAGATTCAAGCTATCAAGATTTTCGCCGTCTTTCCCATCCTGTGCGCTCATTACCTGGCGATAGATTGGTTGCGGAGTGCATTTATGATAGTTCGTCACGAAAGGCAATTACACTAG GTGGACTTACTATGAAAGAGGAATCGTGCACAGTGTTAACTCTGTATTATCCTCGCCAAAAGAGCCTGACAACATGTCATTCACTGCCGAGTTTACCTACTGTATTGCATTCTCTGGGCATTGAACAGTTGGCCAT GAACTCAAACCCAGTTGTTATAGAGTCACCACCTGACTTAGCCGGTATGACATTAGAGACTCGTCTGCTGTCATACGATTGGGAAAATCAATTTGACAAATTTCAAGAAGCAACTTTGCTTGGAACTTTTAAGCCAATTTGCAGTGGAGCTCATAATCAAATATTACCA ATATCTGAACACTTGATCGGCTACAATAAGAATATTAGCAAGACGTACAAGGAACCAAGACGATGTAAGCCAAAGCGGTTATTTGTCACCGAAACTATTCCTCAACTTGAATTACCGGTTTTACgcgattttgaaaataatcacATTAGCGAAGCATCAGTGCGCAGCAGCCGCAGTTCGTTCATTGAAACGTTAGCCTTAAGTGGTTCTGAGTCGTCATCTTCCAGACATGTCAACTGGCACAGTATACATTTGGCATGTCTGTTCTCACTGACGATTTTATGGTTCGCCAGATGA